From the Drosophila gunungcola strain Sukarami unplaced genomic scaffold, Dgunungcola_SK_2 000078F, whole genome shotgun sequence genome, the window taagcccacagagggaactacGGTGAAACCgtcaactctgaaaccaacaactcttaagcccacggAAGCaacttcggaaaaaccgacaactctgaaaccaacggaACCGACAACTgttaagccaacaactcttaagcccacagagagAACTACGGTGAAACCgtcaactctgaaaccaacaacTCTTAGGCCCACGGAAGgaacttcggaaaaaccgacaactctgaaaccaacggaGTCGACCACTCTGAAACCAAcgactcttaagcccacagatgGAACTTCGGTCAAACCGACAACTGGGAACCCAACAACtgttaagcccacagagggaacttcggagaaaccgacaactctgaagccaacaactcttaagcccacagagggaacttcggtgaaaccgtcaactctgaaaccaacaactcttaagcccacggaaggaacttcggaaaaaccgacaactctgaaaccaacggaGTCGACCACTCTGAAACCAAcgactcttaagcccacagatgGAACTTCGGTCAAACCGACAACTGTGAacccaacaactcttaagcccacagagggaacttcggaaaacccgacaactctgaaaccaacgaAGCCGACCACTCTGAAACCAACGACTTTAAAGCCCACAGATGGAACTTCGGTGAAACCGACAACTGGGAacccaacaactcttaagcccacagagggaacttcggagaaaccgacaactcAGAGTCCAACAAcccttaagcccacagagggaacttcggaaaaaccgacaactctgaaaccaacgaAGCCGACAACTGCTAGGCCTAcgactcttaagcccacagaagGAACATCGGCAAGGCCAAAAACTCCTAAACCAACAACtgtgaagccaacaactctcAAGCCCACTAAGGGAACATCGGTAAAGCCGACCACATTGAAACCAACCCCAAGCCCGACGACTTCAAAGCCCACTAAAGGAACATCGCCCAAGCCCACTACTCCAAAACCAACAACTGCAAAGCCAACGACTCTTAGGACCACGCAGGGAACTTCGGAGAAGCCGACCACTCTGAAACCATCTAAGCCAACAACGACCGCTAAGCCAACACCCGAGGATCCTTCCACTACGACAGCATCTCTGCCTccgttcaatatttttgatatgGTTTCTGGAGCACTATTAACAACCGTGTCCGTTTAATTTAATCAGGTTAAACACTCAAAATCGAACATGTTAGTGATAAGCTTTTTGGTACTAGGGTATTAATGTACATTTCTATTCTAATATACATTGAACGACAttgcaatattttcaaatgttttttaaaattaaataaaattacaaataattgcttaaataataaaaaaaaaataagtatggTGGTTTGCTGCAAGCCATCTTGTGTTGCCCagatctttgagtattttttccATATCGTAGGGATTCAGGACTTtttaaaagggtatattgttgTCTAGGGTGTTTTCATCCTCGGCACTCTCCTCGCTTTCAATTTCATTGGTTGCGTCACGCCAATCGCACAGTCCTGGAAACTTTTCGCTGACCCGGTGCTGGGGGCACTTGGAACCCGCCGGACCCGAATGGTAGACGGGCTCGTTGAATATGTTGTTGTAGTCATAGTTGCACGTCATCATGAACTGGAATCGATTTGCCTTGAGCTCTAGGAAGCGGACAGCAGCACAACCCACTCGCTGCACTCGATCCGAGACCAAAAGGGTGAAGTGACCGATCTTCTTGCTGAGGGACAGAAATAATGGTAAGTAATTGCAAACAActcaattgaaattcaaattgaaacttgaaataaacttgtttCGTCGCTGGTATTTTCATTTATAGGATTAAACAGGTATTAAGAACAAAGTCATCAAAAATAAGGgcattaaatatgaaaaatagtAGCAGTCAGCGTGTGTCGATATAGAGATACCTAAGTTCAGGAATTGTCAGGTTAAAAAACACATGATATTAAGTGTTAAATTGCTTTGCGACTAGTGccttaaatatacaaatatcttGTAGCACTTGGACAGTAATcgtacacaaaaataaataaataaaaataaacatatttatttttgagaactCCAACAACTTCTAAAATTTTTCTAGATTGTTTGACTATCTTAAACACCTAGATATCGTGATATATAAAAGATACTTAAAAATTTAGAATTATAGTGGCTGCAGGAACTCTctattttgaattttcaaacatatttatttttaaagatattggcattttaaaattatagttaGTTTCGTTGTAGGATTTAAGGCcatgaaaattgaaaagcgTTTTGACAACgataaattcaattcaattaaacaaagaaggaaaaaaattaataactttaaccaaaatgttttcaatttgtatGTTATTGTAAGTTAAACCTTTTCTTACTGAACGAATTTCAATACCTTGCATGAAAAACCTTCTTCTGAAACTGTTAGTaagtatataataaaaataattagaaaattatagaaaagatcattgttattaaatttaaatgttgttgtaTTTCACGCTTGCTATTAAactttccttcttgttattttgttatttgttatcTTATGTATTTTGTTAACCAATTTGGCTGATTAGATGACAagatcattgtttttaaatttaaaatgttgttgtaTTTTACGCTTGCTAAAAAACttactttctttttattttgttatttgttatcTTATggattttcttttgatttgtaGGCCAGATACGCagattttgtatttacaaGAGTAAAAAATGTGAtatttttgacttttaaaCCTTAAAATCACAGGGtctttttcaaataaaagtctcagaaaattattttttgcggTACCTGGCTATAACGAAATGTGTTTATTCATATGTAGTATTTAACGGGCTTACCCCTGCGGATGCGGGTGATAGCTATCGATGAAGCTCTGGTTGGCGTCCTGGTACTCGCGGAACCAGTTGATCACAAAGGACTTCATGCGTCGCGAGTGCGACTTGAACTCGCGTCCGATCCAGAAGTATCCGATATTTTGGCCGCTGAACTTGAAGCGCGGCGTATTGCGGCACTTGTCGTGGGCAAATTGGCAGCGTTTGGCGTGCAGGGCGGCCATTTGCTCCAGCTCGGTGTCCCATCGCAGCAGCGGCATTTTGGCGGCACTGTGGTAGCCATCCAAATCTCCGCTGGCGATCTTCGATCTGGCCAAATTGTGCATGTCCAGGAGAAGTTGGCGCCTGCGATCGCTCATTTCCAGAAGCTTGGGTTCCGGACCACAGGCGGCGGAAAAGCTGCCATTGTTGCCACAAGCTGTATGCGGCACATGAACCACATGCGTCCCATTGTACAGCTCACAAAGGGACACCTTGCAGTAGCCGCCCATGGGCTTTGCAGTTACGGTGGGCGTGGCGGCGGTCAGACCCTCCAGACGGACCAGGGTCAAAAGGAGCACTGCGGCAACGACGCTGCACTTGCTCGACAATCTCGGCATCTCGACGGCCAACTCGATACTGAGCTGGGGTCGAGCCGCACTTTGGGTTTATGAATGGGCCCAGCTTGTGGGTATCCACTCAGCTCAGCTCGCGTCGCGCTGCTTTTCCCACATCTCACATCTCGCATCTGGGGTTCATCTCACATAACTGGTTCTCATTAGAAAGAAATTAGCCACGGGAATTAGTGGCAGCGGCGGCCAGTGGAGCTACAAGATGAGGACATCAAAAGTGCCCATtcctaaaatattattttattcaccGGGAATTAATCGTATGATTAGTATTTCCGATTAGGTAGAAATTAGCTATTATTAGCAATGGAACTTCTAAAGAACTGAACATATGCTTATTCTTAAGTAGTAAATTAAGTcaagctattattttaaaatttaagatgGGAAATGGTTGTTTTCAAATATCCAAGGTGTGCtactcaaaaatattttaaattaaatatatacagcGTACCATCTCAAGTCTTAAATCTATAATAAAGATTTTCTAAAAGATAGTGTATACtgtatagaaaaataaatataacatatatataaattttaagcgcaaataaaatttaaagtcaataaaatataatccCATTCCAATCCAAACATTTATTCCAGATAATGTTTTCTATAGCCATTAAAAGTACAAGTATATAAGTACACTTCAAACTTAGATGTAAAGCAGagtcaataatttttaaaaagtac encodes:
- the LOC128264760 gene encoding antigen 5 like allergen Cul n 1, giving the protein MPIPIPIPMPMPTINAQSDEPSPNSAARPQLSIELAVEMPRLSSKCSVVAAVLLLTLVRLEGLTAATPTVTAKPMGGYCKVSLCELYNGTHVVHVPHTACGNNGSFSAACGPEPKLLEMSDRRRQLLLDMHNLARSKIASGDLDGYHSAAKMPLLRWDTELEQMAALHAKRCQFAHDKCRNTPRFKFSGQNIGYFWIGREFKSHSRRMKSFVINWFREYQDANQSFIDSYHPHPQGKKIGHFTLLVSDRVQRVGCAAVRFLELKANRFQFMMTCNYDYNNIFNEPVYHSGPAGSKCPQHRVSEKFPGLCDWRDATNEIESEESAEDENTLDNNIPF